A single window of Mycobacterium sp. ITM-2016-00318 DNA harbors:
- a CDS encoding maleylpyruvate isomerase family mycothiol-dependent enzyme, which yields MSNTDPRDVARIYQDSRERVAALVAHLDDTELNTAVAACPGWSVLAVVAHLAAVAEDIGQGRLTGPPTDEETAAQVARFDGANVGKVLAAWSEAAEQLSRLAETAGLAPPVGDVVSHEHDIRAAIGRPGMRDSDAVRYSADLLLRSLRTPVPLRVAVEDGEYRAGPDDGPELRLRTTRFEALRWRTGRRSRAQLAAMDWSADPEPVLDQLCMFGPAQTDLVE from the coding sequence ATGTCGAACACCGACCCGCGCGACGTCGCGCGGATCTACCAGGACTCGCGAGAACGCGTCGCCGCGTTGGTGGCACACCTCGACGACACCGAATTGAACACCGCGGTAGCGGCCTGTCCTGGCTGGTCGGTCCTGGCCGTGGTGGCCCATCTGGCCGCGGTCGCCGAGGACATCGGGCAGGGCCGGCTGACCGGCCCGCCGACCGACGAGGAGACGGCGGCCCAGGTCGCCCGATTCGACGGTGCGAATGTCGGCAAGGTGCTCGCGGCCTGGTCGGAGGCCGCTGAGCAGCTGAGTCGACTGGCCGAAACCGCCGGGTTGGCACCGCCCGTCGGTGACGTCGTCAGCCATGAGCATGACATCCGCGCAGCGATCGGTAGGCCGGGCATGCGCGACTCCGACGCCGTGCGATATTCGGCTGATCTGCTGCTGAGAAGTCTTCGGACGCCGGTTCCGCTGCGCGTGGCTGTGGAGGATGGCGAGTACCGCGCCGGTCCCGACGACGGACCCGAATTACGGCTTCGCACCACACGATTCGAGGCGTTGCGATGGCGGACCGGGCGTCGCAGCCGCGCGCAGCTCGCGGCGATGGACTGGTCGGCAGACCCGGAGCCGGTGCTCGACCAGCTCTGCATGTTCGGCCCCGCCCAGACCGATCTGGTCGAATAG
- a CDS encoding helix-turn-helix transcriptional regulator codes for MVEDQVLDRAYGALADPTRRWLLQTLRAGDARISDLAAPLPMTFAGVSRHVGVLEAAGLVRREIRGREHWLSLQPDGLTMAQQWINEQSEFWSTRADALAARLRKKRHRR; via the coding sequence ATGGTTGAAGATCAGGTTCTGGACCGTGCGTATGGCGCGCTTGCCGATCCGACCCGCCGATGGCTGTTGCAGACACTGCGCGCAGGCGATGCCCGCATTTCTGACCTTGCCGCGCCGCTTCCCATGACGTTCGCCGGCGTTTCGCGTCACGTCGGTGTGCTCGAGGCGGCCGGATTGGTACGACGTGAGATACGCGGGCGAGAACACTGGCTATCCCTACAACCGGACGGACTGACGATGGCCCAGCAGTGGATCAACGAGCAGTCGGAGTTCTGGTCGACGCGTGCGGACGCGCTCGCGGCTCGACTGCGCAAGAAGAGGCACCGCCGATGA
- a CDS encoding DUF4267 domain-containing protein, which produces MPMDRAALVVGGIRLASGVSFLVDPLRANRLWGDPDEPAPTARLLLRSMGYRDALIGGLLMSSALRGKNTRGWFLASGGADAADLLGGMSVHSEMKQSQQLIGLGGAVVGIGVGLWGATRRRRASSAAQEAR; this is translated from the coding sequence ATGCCCATGGACCGCGCCGCGCTCGTCGTCGGCGGTATTCGCCTCGCGTCAGGAGTGTCGTTCCTCGTCGATCCGCTTCGCGCGAACCGGCTGTGGGGCGATCCCGACGAGCCGGCCCCGACCGCGCGCCTGCTGTTGCGTTCGATGGGTTACCGCGACGCGCTGATCGGCGGACTGCTGATGTCGTCGGCGCTGCGCGGGAAGAACACGCGCGGTTGGTTTCTCGCCTCGGGCGGGGCCGATGCCGCGGACCTGCTCGGCGGGATGAGCGTGCACTCCGAGATGAAGCAATCGCAGCAGTTGATCGGCCTCGGAGGCGCGGTCGTGGGTATCGGTGTCGGACTGTGGGGCGCTACCCGGCGGCGCCGCGCTTCCTCAGCGGCGCAAGAAGCGCGCTGA
- a CDS encoding TetR family transcriptional regulator — protein sequence MKESVDAETILDTAAGLIELHGVDAFRMRNLAEELGVAATSIYWHIGGRDKLFDSLVDRLLSQMAHLPADGETPVDRIASLARSQRKVLIERQHLLAIAHERDRTPLLFLPIQQTLAAQLAEVGITGTDAALILRAIQVHVISSAVMQFSAVRGAKHDEEDPSLWSEDWPDRSLVEALQAPTDYDAVFEYGLSALLAPLRKRGAAG from the coding sequence ATGAAGGAATCCGTCGACGCGGAAACGATCCTCGACACCGCGGCCGGCCTGATCGAGCTTCACGGTGTCGATGCCTTCAGGATGCGTAATCTCGCCGAGGAGCTCGGGGTGGCAGCGACCTCGATCTACTGGCACATCGGCGGCCGCGACAAGCTGTTCGACAGTCTCGTCGACCGGCTACTGAGCCAGATGGCCCATCTGCCCGCCGATGGCGAGACACCTGTCGATCGCATTGCCTCACTCGCCCGTTCGCAGCGGAAGGTACTCATCGAACGACAGCATCTGTTGGCGATTGCGCATGAGCGCGATCGAACACCGTTGCTGTTTCTACCGATTCAGCAGACGTTGGCTGCGCAGCTGGCCGAAGTCGGCATCACCGGAACCGATGCCGCGCTCATTCTGCGCGCGATTCAGGTCCATGTCATCTCGTCGGCCGTCATGCAGTTCTCGGCGGTTCGCGGCGCCAAGCATGACGAAGAGGACCCTTCGTTGTGGAGCGAGGACTGGCCCGACCGGTCGCTCGTGGAGGCGCTGCAGGCACCGACCGACTACGACGCCGTATTCGAATACGGCCTCAGCGCGCTTCTTGCGCCGCTGAGGAAGCGCGGCGCCGCCGGGTAG
- a CDS encoding SRPBCC family protein — protein sequence MTDTVQAPSQREDAIGTPPTSPTRVPADRYHSSAFAQLERGRMWPKVWQVACTVDHVAEPGDYFEYTCGPYSVLVVRGDDGRLRAFQNVCRHRGNSLCSGAGSELRELKCGYHGWTWDLSGALKRVPNRKGFGTLRMSEVPLFAANVDTWERLVFVNLDVEAMPLNEWLEAVPADIAWCGLGDFRCYATITVEVDANWKTIADGFSETYHIQTLHPELHRCMDDVHAPQVIWGRTGKSEQVYGVPSPQIKEPLSDADVWEAYVSTQGALMGVEEGTPFPDDRQPGQSVSDVIAERTREFAAQRGVDLSWTTTDHIMRLHQYNVFPNMSLLANADHLTVLAARPGPDPDHGELVMILWARMPPSAPRMKPADMRMTAGEAHPGLVLSQDIAVLAGLQRGLHQPGLTHLTLSGEERRVISMHRNLEGYLDLPAAQRMTGGETP from the coding sequence GTGACGGACACCGTGCAAGCGCCCAGCCAGCGCGAGGACGCCATCGGCACTCCGCCGACGAGCCCGACGCGGGTCCCCGCTGACCGCTACCACTCCTCGGCTTTTGCGCAGCTCGAACGCGGCCGCATGTGGCCGAAGGTGTGGCAGGTCGCCTGCACCGTCGACCATGTCGCAGAACCCGGCGACTACTTCGAATACACGTGCGGTCCCTACTCGGTGCTGGTCGTCCGCGGTGACGACGGCCGGCTTCGCGCATTCCAGAACGTGTGCAGACACCGGGGCAACTCGCTGTGTTCGGGGGCGGGTTCGGAGCTGCGGGAGCTCAAGTGCGGATATCACGGGTGGACGTGGGACCTGTCCGGAGCGCTGAAGCGCGTGCCCAACCGCAAAGGCTTCGGCACGCTGCGGATGTCGGAGGTTCCGCTGTTCGCAGCCAACGTCGACACGTGGGAGCGGCTGGTCTTCGTCAACCTCGACGTCGAGGCGATGCCGCTGAACGAATGGCTCGAGGCGGTGCCGGCTGACATCGCGTGGTGCGGCCTCGGCGACTTCCGGTGCTACGCCACCATCACCGTCGAGGTCGATGCCAATTGGAAGACGATCGCCGACGGGTTCAGCGAGACCTACCACATCCAGACACTGCATCCCGAGTTGCACAGGTGCATGGACGATGTGCATGCGCCGCAAGTGATCTGGGGACGGACCGGCAAGTCCGAGCAGGTCTACGGCGTGCCGAGCCCACAGATCAAGGAACCACTCTCGGACGCCGACGTATGGGAGGCGTATGTGAGCACCCAGGGCGCGCTGATGGGGGTCGAGGAGGGCACCCCGTTTCCCGACGACCGACAGCCTGGTCAATCGGTCTCCGATGTGATCGCCGAGCGGACAAGGGAATTCGCCGCCCAACGCGGGGTCGACCTGAGCTGGACCACCACCGACCACATCATGCGGCTGCATCAGTACAACGTCTTCCCGAACATGTCGCTTCTGGCCAACGCCGATCACTTGACGGTGTTGGCCGCCCGCCCCGGGCCCGACCCGGATCACGGCGAACTGGTGATGATTCTGTGGGCCCGGATGCCACCAAGCGCGCCACGGATGAAGCCGGCCGACATGCGGATGACAGCCGGCGAGGCGCACCCCGGCCTGGTGCTGAGCCAGGACATCGCCGTGCTCGCGGGCCTGCAGCGCGGCCTGCATCAGCCCGGTTTGACGCATCTGACGCTGTCAGGCGAGGAGCGTCGCGTGATCAGCATGCACAGGAACCTCGAGGGCTATCTGGATCTGCCGGCGGCGCAGCGGATGACGGGGGGTGAGACACCATGA
- a CDS encoding SRPBCC domain-containing protein, translating into MTDMATVRVERVMPAAPDVVFDEWLDRESLREWMCPRPVQVLDVTVEPHVGGMVRFDIDDEGTRVLITGQFMTIERPRLLRFTWSNSNWSDPTRESVVNVAFEPVGDEETLMSIEHSLLPPEEFDNFHSGWILTVDQLAGRLPAR; encoded by the coding sequence ATGACCGACATGGCGACCGTTCGGGTCGAACGCGTCATGCCCGCCGCGCCGGATGTGGTGTTCGACGAGTGGCTCGACCGGGAGTCGTTGCGGGAGTGGATGTGTCCTCGTCCGGTTCAGGTGCTCGACGTCACGGTTGAACCGCATGTGGGCGGAATGGTGCGCTTCGACATCGACGATGAGGGCACCCGCGTCCTGATCACCGGCCAATTCATGACCATCGAACGTCCGCGGCTGCTGCGGTTCACGTGGAGCAACTCGAACTGGTCCGACCCGACGCGGGAAAGCGTCGTCAATGTCGCGTTCGAACCGGTCGGCGATGAGGAGACCCTCATGTCGATCGAGCACTCTCTGCTTCCCCCAGAAGAATTCGACAACTTCCACAGCGGTTGGATCCTCACCGTCGACCAGCTCGCCGGTCGGCTACCCGCGCGATGA
- a CDS encoding acyl-CoA dehydrogenase family protein yields MTSIAEAPSRIVGLARDMRELVAAEAAESERSRTLTPAVVEAMWNGGLMSAFNPIAAGGDEPSFAEMIETWIEMAWQDGSFGWVGIANLPSAFAAAAYLPDAGFAEVFTDNDNRVTMGGQFFPNGQGTVVDGGYRLSGSWSFGSGTGHSEYVAAGFFPMDDGEMRWIAEGIPDMQVAVVPREQIAFNDGWFVQGLKGTGSYDYSASDVFVPAHRTFALFSRTPRRGSSPATRMGLMSVTAAGHASWALGVAKSMLDDVTELAATKFRMSDMASLASRPTFQKGLAHHVSAWRAAHLLVLDAFTTAETAVAAGDDLTPMLRADMRAAAVYATDVARECAEWAHLVAGTSSIREGSRLERAFRDVYTGTQHAFISEKVAIDAAQIWLGVIEDQFGL; encoded by the coding sequence GTGACGTCGATAGCCGAAGCCCCCAGCCGGATTGTCGGATTGGCACGCGACATGCGTGAGCTGGTGGCGGCAGAAGCCGCCGAATCCGAGCGCAGCCGCACTCTCACCCCGGCGGTCGTCGAGGCGATGTGGAACGGCGGGCTGATGTCGGCGTTCAACCCGATCGCGGCGGGCGGTGACGAGCCGTCCTTCGCCGAGATGATCGAGACCTGGATCGAGATGGCTTGGCAGGACGGGTCATTCGGTTGGGTCGGCATCGCCAACCTGCCGTCCGCATTCGCCGCAGCGGCCTATCTGCCCGACGCCGGTTTCGCCGAGGTGTTCACCGACAACGACAACCGGGTCACGATGGGCGGTCAGTTCTTCCCCAACGGTCAGGGCACGGTCGTCGACGGCGGCTACCGGTTGAGTGGATCGTGGAGTTTCGGCTCCGGCACCGGGCACTCCGAGTACGTCGCCGCCGGCTTTTTCCCGATGGACGACGGGGAGATGCGCTGGATCGCCGAGGGCATCCCCGACATGCAGGTGGCGGTCGTACCGCGAGAGCAGATCGCGTTCAATGACGGCTGGTTCGTCCAGGGCCTCAAGGGAACCGGCTCCTACGACTACAGCGCCTCCGACGTGTTCGTGCCCGCGCACCGCACCTTCGCGCTGTTCTCGCGCACGCCGCGGCGGGGAAGTTCGCCCGCCACGCGGATGGGGCTGATGTCCGTCACCGCAGCGGGACACGCGTCGTGGGCGCTCGGCGTGGCCAAGAGCATGCTCGATGACGTCACCGAGCTGGCGGCCACTAAGTTCCGGATGAGTGACATGGCCTCACTGGCCAGCCGCCCGACCTTCCAGAAAGGTCTGGCGCACCACGTCTCGGCCTGGCGGGCCGCACACCTCCTGGTGCTCGACGCGTTCACCACCGCCGAAACGGCGGTCGCCGCGGGCGACGACCTGACTCCGATGCTGCGCGCGGACATGCGCGCGGCCGCGGTGTACGCCACCGATGTGGCACGCGAGTGCGCCGAGTGGGCTCATCTGGTCGCGGGCACCAGCTCGATCCGGGAAGGCAGCAGGCTCGAGCGGGCGTTCCGCGACGTCTACACCGGCACCCAGCACGCGTTCATCAGCGAGAAGGTGGCGATCGACGCGGCCCAGATCTGGCTCGGCGTGATCGAGGACCAGTTCGGGCTGTAA
- a CDS encoding DUF899 domain-containing protein, translating into MKTPPIVSAQEWDVARQEMLVKEKEHTRARDALAAQRRRMPWTAVEKTYEFDGPDGRVGLLDLFHGRRQLIVYRAFLDPGVHGWPEHGCTGCSLMADHIGNLGHLNARDTTLVYVSRGSQADLARIKSRMGWKHPWYTIVPGPNGAFDTDFGVEEWHGTNAFIREGDRIFRTYFIDNRGDEVFDNTFHFLDMTALGRQETWEDSPDGYPQTKPYEWWRWNDDYEDSDSSPKA; encoded by the coding sequence ATGAAGACGCCTCCGATCGTGTCGGCGCAGGAGTGGGACGTTGCGCGACAGGAGATGCTGGTCAAGGAGAAGGAGCACACGAGGGCACGCGATGCGCTGGCCGCGCAACGCCGGCGGATGCCGTGGACGGCGGTGGAGAAGACCTACGAATTCGATGGCCCCGACGGCAGGGTCGGCCTGCTCGACCTGTTTCACGGGCGACGCCAATTGATTGTCTACCGCGCGTTTCTCGACCCCGGTGTGCACGGGTGGCCCGAGCACGGATGTACGGGCTGTTCGTTGATGGCCGATCACATCGGCAACCTGGGGCATCTGAACGCCCGCGACACCACCCTCGTGTACGTCTCCCGCGGTTCCCAGGCGGATCTGGCGCGCATCAAGTCGCGGATGGGCTGGAAGCACCCGTGGTACACGATCGTGCCGGGGCCGAACGGCGCGTTCGACACCGACTTCGGCGTCGAGGAATGGCACGGCACCAACGCGTTCATCCGCGAGGGCGATCGAATCTTTCGCACGTACTTCATCGACAACCGCGGCGACGAGGTGTTCGACAACACTTTCCACTTCCTCGACATGACGGCACTGGGCCGACAGGAGACCTGGGAGGACTCCCCCGACGGCTATCCGCAGACCAAACCCTACGAATGGTGGCGCTGGAACGACGATTACGAGGACAGCGACTCCTCTCCGAAGGCGTGA
- a CDS encoding NYN domain-containing protein encodes MTQRWIVDAMNVIGSRPDGWWKDRRAAMITLVDHLEQWASPGHQVTVVFERPPSPPIGSTMIGIAHAPQAAANSADDEIVRLVNADQDRQNLTVATSDDALAERVRDAGATVFPSARFRDLIDPR; translated from the coding sequence ATGACACAGCGCTGGATCGTCGATGCGATGAACGTGATCGGCAGTCGGCCAGACGGCTGGTGGAAGGACCGCCGGGCGGCGATGATTACGCTGGTCGACCACCTCGAACAGTGGGCCTCGCCGGGCCACCAGGTGACGGTGGTGTTCGAACGGCCGCCGTCGCCACCGATCGGCTCAACGATGATCGGGATAGCGCACGCACCGCAGGCCGCCGCCAACTCAGCCGATGACGAGATCGTTCGCCTTGTCAACGCGGATCAGGATCGGCAGAACCTCACGGTGGCGACATCGGATGACGCACTGGCCGAACGCGTTCGGGACGCAGGCGCAACCGTCTTTCCGTCCGCGCGATTCCGCGATCTGATCGATCCGCGTTGA
- a CDS encoding aminotransferase class V-fold PLP-dependent enzyme has product MRDRTAGLSVAAQHAQEFLDGLDDRPVAARVDAAGVREVLGGPLPQQGEDPQTVIAALAAGAEPGLVATAGPRHFGFVIGGALPAALAADWLVSAWDQNAAFHALSPAAAAIEEITSAWVVDVLGLPEHASVGFVTGGQGANTTCLAAARHAVLAKAGWNVEDDGLIGAPQIRLFCGEQAHATIDTALRQLGLGGNTAVRVAADDQGRIRPDALKEALALSAGPAIVCAQAGNVATGAFDPFEPIADACAAHDAWLHVDAAFGLWAAAAPSLRHLTTGVDRADSWAVDAHKWLNVPYDGAMAIVADPAAHVAAMSLAGPYLVADAGQRDSTNFVPESSRRARVVPIYAALRSLGRAGVAEMVDRNCAQARRMADRLATIPGAHVVNDVVLNQVLVALPGGDDANRAAVAAVQRDGTCWLGGTTWNGRYVLRVSVSNWATTDDDIDLSADAITRAAQSATAAS; this is encoded by the coding sequence ATGCGCGATCGCACCGCAGGGCTGTCCGTAGCCGCGCAACACGCACAGGAGTTCCTCGACGGTCTCGACGATCGCCCGGTGGCCGCCCGCGTCGACGCGGCGGGGGTGCGCGAGGTGCTCGGCGGCCCGCTGCCCCAACAGGGCGAGGATCCGCAGACCGTCATCGCGGCGCTGGCCGCCGGTGCAGAGCCCGGACTGGTGGCCACGGCAGGCCCACGCCACTTCGGGTTCGTGATCGGCGGGGCGCTGCCCGCCGCGCTCGCCGCGGACTGGCTGGTGTCGGCGTGGGACCAGAACGCGGCGTTTCACGCCCTGTCTCCTGCGGCCGCCGCGATCGAGGAGATCACGTCGGCGTGGGTGGTCGATGTGCTCGGACTGCCCGAGCACGCCAGCGTCGGATTCGTTACAGGGGGCCAGGGCGCGAACACCACATGCCTGGCCGCCGCGCGGCACGCGGTACTCGCAAAGGCCGGCTGGAACGTCGAGGACGACGGGCTCATCGGCGCCCCGCAGATACGCCTCTTCTGCGGCGAGCAGGCCCACGCGACGATCGACACCGCCCTGCGCCAACTCGGCCTCGGCGGCAATACGGCGGTTCGGGTTGCCGCCGATGATCAGGGCCGGATACGTCCCGACGCGCTGAAAGAAGCGCTGGCTCTTTCGGCCGGTCCGGCGATCGTGTGCGCGCAGGCGGGCAACGTGGCGACCGGCGCGTTCGATCCCTTCGAACCCATCGCCGATGCCTGTGCCGCCCATGACGCCTGGCTTCACGTCGACGCTGCCTTCGGGCTGTGGGCGGCAGCGGCGCCCAGCCTCCGCCACCTGACGACCGGCGTCGACCGCGCCGACTCGTGGGCGGTGGACGCGCATAAATGGCTGAACGTGCCCTACGACGGCGCGATGGCCATCGTCGCCGACCCGGCTGCCCATGTCGCCGCGATGAGCCTGGCGGGCCCGTACCTGGTGGCCGACGCCGGGCAACGCGACAGCACCAACTTCGTGCCCGAGAGCTCCCGGCGCGCACGCGTGGTGCCGATCTACGCGGCGCTGCGGTCGCTGGGCCGGGCCGGGGTGGCCGAGATGGTGGACCGCAACTGCGCTCAGGCTCGGCGGATGGCCGACCGGCTGGCGACGATCCCCGGCGCGCACGTCGTCAACGACGTCGTGCTCAACCAGGTGCTGGTAGCTCTGCCGGGCGGCGACGACGCCAACAGGGCCGCAGTCGCCGCTGTCCAGCGCGACGGGACCTGCTGGCTGGGCGGCACCACATGGAACGGCCGGTACGTCCTTCGGGTGTCGGTCTCCAACTGGGCGACGACCGACGACGACATCGACCTTTCGGCCGACGCGATCACGCGTGCGGCACAGTCGGCGACGGCGGCGTCCTAA
- a CDS encoding amidohydrolase family protein, with protein sequence MFDLKITNGTVVDGTGADRFAADVGISDGKIVEVRRRGAGDTALEGEAAETIDARGKIVAPGFVDIHTHYDGQVSWDSLLEPSSGHGVTTVVAGNCGVGFAPVRPGREDWLIGLMEGVEDIPGAALTEGISWGWESYPEYLDVIEKHDLAIDVGSQIAHGAVRAYAMGDRGARNEPATLEDIAAMARLVQEGIEAGALGFSTSRTLGHRAIDGEPVPGTYAAEDELFGLGRAMAAGGRAVFELAPQGVAGEDIIAPKKELEWMQRLGAEIDRPISFGMIQVDAAPDLWREQLDISAAAHEAGSELYPQIAARPFGMLFGFPGHHAFTHRPTFRRLKAECSRTELAQRLTEPAVKAAILAEDDLPPDPKLLFDNMFALVQYSLGRIYALGDPPDYEPTVERTVEKIAGERGEDPLTTLYDLMLEENATSMLMLPFYNYYYGNHDAIREMLMHPAGVVGLSDGGAHCGMICDASYPTFLLTHWARDRYRGDKLPLEYVVRKQSRDTAQLFGLSDRGVVEVGKKADLNVIDMDAITLHPARMAYDLPAGGQRLVQGASGYSATIVNGVVTRRDGVDTGARPGRLIRGAR encoded by the coding sequence GTGTTCGATCTCAAGATCACCAACGGGACCGTTGTCGACGGAACGGGTGCGGACCGCTTCGCAGCCGACGTGGGGATCAGCGACGGCAAGATCGTCGAGGTCCGCCGTCGCGGCGCAGGCGACACGGCGCTCGAAGGGGAGGCCGCAGAGACGATCGATGCACGAGGCAAGATCGTCGCGCCGGGCTTCGTGGACATCCATACGCATTACGACGGCCAGGTCAGCTGGGACAGCCTGCTGGAACCGTCGAGCGGACACGGCGTCACGACCGTCGTCGCGGGCAACTGCGGAGTCGGCTTCGCGCCTGTGCGGCCGGGCCGGGAGGACTGGCTGATCGGGTTGATGGAAGGTGTAGAGGACATTCCCGGCGCCGCGCTCACCGAGGGCATTTCCTGGGGCTGGGAGAGCTACCCCGAATATCTCGACGTCATCGAGAAGCACGACCTGGCCATCGATGTCGGCAGTCAGATCGCCCACGGTGCGGTGCGCGCTTACGCGATGGGGGATCGGGGCGCCCGCAACGAGCCGGCCACCCTAGAGGACATCGCCGCCATGGCGCGCCTCGTGCAGGAGGGCATCGAGGCCGGCGCGCTCGGCTTCTCGACATCGCGCACGCTCGGCCATCGCGCCATCGACGGCGAACCGGTGCCTGGCACGTATGCCGCCGAGGACGAGCTGTTCGGCCTCGGCCGGGCGATGGCCGCGGGCGGGCGGGCGGTGTTCGAGCTGGCGCCGCAAGGCGTCGCGGGGGAGGACATCATCGCGCCCAAGAAGGAACTCGAGTGGATGCAGCGCCTCGGCGCGGAGATCGACCGGCCGATCTCATTCGGCATGATCCAGGTCGACGCCGCTCCCGATCTCTGGCGCGAACAGCTGGACATCTCGGCTGCGGCGCACGAAGCGGGCAGTGAGCTGTACCCACAGATCGCGGCGCGTCCGTTCGGGATGCTGTTCGGCTTTCCCGGTCACCACGCCTTCACGCATCGTCCGACGTTCCGACGCCTCAAGGCGGAGTGCAGCCGGACGGAGTTGGCGCAGCGGCTCACCGAACCTGCCGTCAAGGCCGCGATCCTCGCCGAGGACGACCTGCCGCCCGACCCGAAGTTGTTGTTCGACAACATGTTCGCGCTCGTTCAATACTCGCTTGGACGCATCTACGCCCTCGGTGATCCGCCCGATTACGAGCCCACCGTCGAACGCACCGTCGAAAAGATCGCCGGCGAACGCGGTGAGGACCCGTTGACGACCCTGTACGACCTGATGCTCGAGGAGAACGCGACCTCGATGTTGATGCTGCCGTTCTACAACTACTACTACGGCAACCATGACGCGATTCGCGAGATGCTGATGCATCCGGCGGGTGTGGTCGGGCTTTCCGACGGCGGCGCGCACTGCGGCATGATCTGCGACGCGTCCTACCCGACGTTCCTGCTGACGCACTGGGCGCGCGACCGGTACCGGGGCGACAAGCTGCCGCTGGAGTATGTGGTGCGCAAGCAATCCCGCGACACCGCGCAGTTGTTCGGTCTGTCGGACCGCGGTGTCGTCGAGGTCGGCAAGAAGGCCGACCTCAACGTCATCGACATGGATGCGATCACGCTGCATCCGGCGCGAATGGCCTACGACCTGCCGGCAGGCGGTCAGCGCTTGGTTCAGGGTGCGTCGGGGTACTCCGCCACGATCGTCAACGGAGTCGTGACCCGCCGCGACGGCGTCGACACCGGGGCACGCCCAGGCCGCCTCATTCGCGGGGCGCGCTGA
- a CDS encoding DUF899 family protein: MRNESPHRDSVHEAPTPAVVDRARFEAEIDRLRAREKAHIRQGDDIAAARRRLPMVEVDAGLQLTGPDGPVTLLDAFEGRRQLVAYYFMWHPRRPAPEQCEGCTWVTTQVQELGYLHSRDITYAVFCQGPYDESARYREFMGWRMPWYSALPSLDALLVGRIAGMMHIVSYLRDDDRVFETYWTTRRGVEAMDYSLALMDLTVYGRQEPWEDSPAGWPQKWLVDGSNTRIDGRPIPQWSRLQAGRSDDLRSDPEAIG; encoded by the coding sequence ATGAGAAACGAGTCTCCGCACCGAGATTCCGTCCACGAGGCGCCGACGCCCGCTGTCGTCGACCGAGCGCGCTTCGAAGCCGAGATCGACAGACTGCGCGCCCGCGAGAAGGCGCACATTCGCCAAGGCGACGACATCGCCGCGGCGCGACGACGCCTGCCCATGGTCGAGGTCGATGCGGGTCTGCAGCTGACAGGGCCCGACGGACCAGTCACCTTGCTCGATGCCTTCGAGGGACGCAGGCAGCTTGTGGCGTACTACTTCATGTGGCATCCACGTAGGCCTGCGCCGGAACAGTGCGAAGGGTGCACGTGGGTGACCACCCAGGTGCAGGAGTTGGGTTATCTTCACTCCCGCGACATCACGTACGCGGTGTTCTGTCAGGGGCCCTACGACGAAAGCGCCCGATACCGCGAATTCATGGGTTGGCGCATGCCGTGGTACTCGGCGCTGCCCTCGCTCGACGCGCTGCTCGTCGGTCGCATCGCCGGCATGATGCACATCGTCAGCTATCTGCGCGACGATGATCGCGTCTTCGAGACGTACTGGACGACGAGAAGAGGTGTCGAGGCAATGGATTACAGCCTCGCGCTGATGGATCTCACCGTCTACGGACGCCAGGAACCATGGGAGGACTCCCCCGCTGGTTGGCCGCAGAAGTGGCTCGTCGACGGCTCAAACACCCGCATCGACGGCAGGCCCATCCCCCAGTGGTCGCGTTTGCAAGCCGGACGCTCCGACGACCTCCGGAGCGACCCAGAAGCAATCGGGTAG